A stretch of Dehalococcoidia bacterium DNA encodes these proteins:
- a CDS encoding heavy metal-associated domain-containing protein: protein MDDEGATPLALPVLGIESNSDRARALEAVLRRLQGVVRAYVSPFTALAYVDYHATQISEAQLVGAIAGAGYRVDDRQRRFPWRRS from the coding sequence ATGGACGACGAAGGCGCCACACCCCTCGCGCTGCCCGTACTTGGCATTGAAAGCAACAGCGACCGAGCGCGGGCGTTGGAGGCGGTGCTCCGCCGCCTGCAGGGGGTGGTGCGGGCCTACGTAAGCCCGTTCACCGCCCTGGCGTACGTGGACTACCACGCCACACAAATCAGCGAAGCGCAGCTGGTCGGCGCCATCGCCGGCGCCGGTTACCGCGTCGACGATCGGCAACGCCGCTTTCCCTGGCGCCGCTCGTGA